The Zonotrichia albicollis isolate bZonAlb1 chromosome 9, bZonAlb1.hap1, whole genome shotgun sequence genome has a window encoding:
- the B3GNT5 gene encoding lactosylceramide 1,3-N-acetyl-beta-D-glucosaminyltransferase, with protein sequence MFVSPRRVRKCHFLQLCATCFILCLMIFWIPFDNQIVSHMKSYSYRYLINSYHFVNDSLSISRDNLNRVSSYQYLINHREKCQQQDVLLLLFVKSSPENRYRRDAIRQTWGDEKYVRSQLNANIKTLFALGRPTHHEQKTRQQRELELEDQKYQDLIQQDFLDTFHNLTLKLLLQFSWVKAYCPHARFIMSADDDIFIHMPNLIAYLQSLTQMGAQDLWIGRVHRGSPPIRDRRSKYYVPYEMYQWPSYPDYTAGAAYVISNDVAARVYEASLTLNTSLYIDDVFMGLCANKVGIVPQYHVFFSGEGKAPYHPCIYNKMMTSHGHVDDLRQLWKQATDPKVKEITSGIWGKIYCRLVNIVLLCKLYYVDTYPCSAAFS encoded by the coding sequence ATGTTTGTTAGTCCCAGGAGAGTcagaaaatgccattttttgcAGCTATGTGCCACTTGCTTCATACTGTGTCTCATGATTTTTTGGATACCGTTTGATAATCAAATTGTGAGCCATATGAAGTCCTATTCCTACAGATACCTCATAAATAGCTACCATTTTGTGAATGACAGCCTGTCTATCAGCAGGGATAACCTGAACAGGGTATCAAGCTACCAGTACTTGATCAACCACAGAGAGAAATGTCAGCAGCAGGATGTCCTTCTCCTACTGTTTGTGAAGTCTTCTCCTGAAAACCGTTACCGAAGGGATGCAATCAGACAAACTTGGGGTGATGAGAAGTATGTTCGTTCTCAACTTAATGCCAACATTAAAACCctttttgctttaggacgcCCGACACACCATGAGCAGAAAACACGGCAGCAAAGAGAACTTGAGCTTGAAGACCAGAAATACCAGGATTTGATTCAGCAAGACTTCTTGGATACTTTTCACAATCTCACTCTTAAATTGCTTTTGCAGTTTAGCTGGGTGAAGGCCTACTGTCCTCATGCCAGGTTCATTATGTCTGCAGATGATGACATATTTATCCATATGCCAAATCTCATTGCTTATCTCCAAAGCCTCACGCAAATGGGTGCTCAAGATCTCTGGATTGGTCGTGTCCATCGCGGATCCCCTCCCATAAGAGACAGGAGGAGCAAATACTATGTTCCATATGAAATGTACCAGTGGCCCTCTTACCCTGACtacacagcaggagctgcataTGTAATATCAAATGATGTAGCAGCTAGAGTCTATGAGGCTTCATTGACTCTGAATACAAGTCTTTATATAGATGATGTTTTCATGGGTCTCTGTGCCAATAAAGTGGGAATTGTACCACAATatcatgtatttttttctggggaaggaaaagctCCATATCATCCCTGCATTTATAACAAGATGATGACATCTCATGGACACGTAGATGATCTTCGCCAGCTCTGGAAGCAGGCTACAGATCCCAAAGTTAAAGAGATTacttcagggatttggggtaaaATTTATTGCAGACTGGTCAATATTGTGCTTCTCTGTAAACTGTACTATGTGGACACGTATCCTTGTTCAGCTGCGTTTTCTTAA